From one Prosthecobacter vanneervenii genomic stretch:
- a CDS encoding metallophosphoesterase → MNPAPLSRRRAIQTLFCSSAAMALNLRSDRAAAEVGKEGLHLLMIGDFGTGGVDQIKVAGAMQKFVTANGLKPEGLLLLGDNFYGPVKEGFKVDSPRWQKDIENMYPQSVFPGPMWSVLGNHDYHDNAGGEKVQLAYASQPGVRWKMPGKWYRFDLGQAGSPLVTFLCLDSNLPAVSGGVDKKTKKARGAMTAEEEKAQLAWLEAELAKPRAPFTIAVGHHPLYSNGDHGDTKQLIAQWDPLFQKHKVHAYLCGHDHDLQHLELEGRFTTHLLSGGGGARTRKMEVKHKVPFGQDVHGFTHLQITAQALNFTHYSADGAALHRVTKLQDGSFKLG, encoded by the coding sequence ATGAATCCTGCTCCCCTTTCCCGCCGCCGTGCCATTCAAACGCTGTTCTGTTCGTCAGCCGCTATGGCTTTGAACCTGCGTAGTGACCGTGCGGCTGCCGAAGTGGGCAAGGAAGGGCTGCACCTGCTGATGATCGGCGACTTTGGCACGGGCGGGGTGGACCAGATCAAGGTGGCGGGGGCGATGCAGAAATTTGTGACCGCGAATGGCCTGAAGCCCGAGGGACTGCTGCTGCTGGGTGATAATTTTTATGGGCCGGTCAAGGAAGGCTTCAAGGTGGACTCTCCGCGCTGGCAGAAGGACATCGAAAACATGTATCCGCAGAGTGTTTTCCCGGGGCCGATGTGGAGTGTGCTGGGTAACCACGACTATCATGACAACGCGGGCGGTGAGAAGGTGCAACTGGCCTATGCTTCGCAGCCGGGGGTGCGCTGGAAGATGCCGGGCAAGTGGTACCGCTTTGACCTTGGGCAGGCGGGAAGTCCGCTGGTGACTTTCCTCTGCCTGGACAGCAACTTGCCCGCCGTTTCCGGAGGGGTGGACAAGAAGACCAAAAAAGCGCGTGGGGCGATGACAGCGGAGGAGGAAAAAGCGCAGCTGGCATGGCTGGAGGCGGAACTGGCGAAGCCGCGCGCGCCTTTCACCATCGCGGTGGGGCATCACCCGCTTTATTCCAACGGCGATCATGGCGACACGAAGCAGCTGATTGCGCAGTGGGATCCGCTCTTTCAAAAGCACAAGGTGCATGCCTATCTTTGCGGGCATGATCATGACCTGCAGCACCTGGAGCTGGAGGGGCGCTTTACGACGCACCTGCTTTCAGGCGGCGGCGGAGCGAGGACGCGCAAGATGGAGGTCAAACACAAGGTGCCGTTTGGCCAAGACGTGCATGGATTCACGCATTTGCAGATCACTGCGCAGGCGCTGAACTTCACGCATTATTCAGCAGATGGAGCGGCGCTGCACCGCGTGACGAAGCTGCAGGACGGCAGCTTCAAGCTGGGCTGA
- a CDS encoding FAD:protein FMN transferase, whose product MRFALLLLLLCGCSRESPTSVGGHTMGTTWSLRVHPGSHLPPAAEIQQKLDAWESILSHWQPESALSRFNTSSSTDWISVPPELIEVVELAQRISTETNHAFDITLAPLIDLWGFGSSGRRNAPPSSEEITASKALCGWQHLHTRHDPPALRKDIPALRINVSAVAEGWALDHLAKHLESSDLHDFLLEIGGEVLAHGEWRVGIQAPAAPPGETAQTLLLRDQSIATSGVYRQHFMADGKEYAHILDPRTGSPIAHPLASVSVIHSSAALADGYATALLVLGPLEGRTLAAKLSLQAIWFERKK is encoded by the coding sequence ATGCGTTTCGCTCTTCTGCTCCTGCTTCTCTGCGGCTGCTCACGTGAAAGCCCCACCTCCGTGGGCGGTCACACCATGGGCACCACCTGGAGCCTGCGCGTGCATCCCGGCTCGCACCTCCCTCCTGCGGCGGAGATCCAGCAAAAGCTCGACGCCTGGGAGTCCATTCTCAGCCACTGGCAGCCGGAATCTGCCCTGTCTCGTTTCAACACCTCGTCCAGCACCGACTGGATCTCCGTCCCGCCCGAACTCATCGAAGTCGTCGAACTCGCTCAACGCATCAGCACCGAAACCAATCACGCATTCGACATCACTCTCGCCCCTCTGATCGATCTCTGGGGCTTCGGCTCCAGCGGCAGACGTAACGCACCTCCTTCATCAGAAGAGATCACCGCCTCCAAAGCCCTTTGCGGCTGGCAGCACCTCCACACCCGCCACGACCCTCCCGCCCTGCGCAAAGACATCCCGGCACTCCGCATCAATGTCAGCGCCGTGGCCGAAGGCTGGGCACTCGACCACCTGGCAAAGCACCTGGAATCCTCAGACCTGCATGACTTCCTCCTCGAAATCGGCGGCGAAGTGCTCGCTCACGGCGAATGGCGTGTCGGCATTCAGGCACCGGCAGCCCCGCCCGGCGAGACCGCACAAACCCTGCTGCTCAGAGATCAGTCCATCGCCACTAGCGGCGTTTACCGCCAGCACTTCATGGCAGATGGAAAAGAATACGCTCACATCCTCGATCCCCGCACCGGCAGCCCCATAGCCCACCCCCTCGCCTCCGTCAGCGTCATCCACTCCAGCGCCGCTCTGGCCGATGGCTACGCTACGGCGCTTCTGGTGCTAGGCCCCTTGGAAGGCCGCACTCTGGCCGCAAAGCTCAGCCTCCAGGCAATCTGGTTCGAGCGTAAAAAATAA
- a CDS encoding ATP-dependent DNA helicase yields the protein MFHVAEDHEEGMTGRISRPPLAPRMHHAFSTEGRMAASPQFEYRPQQQRMAELVGAALDGNHALVCEAATGVGKSLAYLVPAVTFALEQKRKAIICTHTINLQEQLISKDIPIVRQLVGNFHAEILKGRGNYICPTRLKRALNESADLFSTSEAGELKMLLDWVAETEDGTLSDLDFTPSARVWSLVCSEPHACTPRRCPPGSRCWYQDVRRRMEQADVIVLNHTLFFTLLASADETTAEDCNFLFPRDFVILDEAHTIENVAAKAFGLHISESNIKFELGRLHNPKTRKGFFQLLGDKDGIREVLQTLENVDTFFREAEAACKFNALGREFRVREAGLIEDTLSLPLQRLSLRAQKAGDAVDREGTKLELLDLSKRLTSIRVGIKAFLDQENEDHVHWVERTSHENRIVSFHTAPVDVAPRLKQIFFSSHKACVFTSATLGIGDDSELNYFRNRVGAEDARAACIESPFNFKKQMKLYLLKKMPQPSDPGYLEKLEHWITHFVDLSSGRAFILFTSYSQMTSLADKLEAHCDKRGWRLLVQGRGMPRHQMLAEFKSDTHSVLCGTDSFWTGVDVPGEALSNVIITRLPFAVPDHPLTASRIEHLEEQGLNAFTEYSVPEAILKLRQGVGRLIRTATDKGICAILDNRILTKPYGRAFLASLPECPTEIMQ from the coding sequence ATGTTTCACGTCGCCGAAGATCACGAAGAAGGAATGACAGGCCGCATCTCGCGGCCTCCTCTCGCGCCACGCATGCACCATGCCTTCTCCACCGAAGGCCGGATGGCCGCCTCTCCGCAGTTCGAATACCGCCCCCAGCAGCAGCGCATGGCAGAGCTCGTCGGTGCCGCGCTGGATGGCAACCACGCCCTCGTTTGCGAAGCCGCCACCGGAGTCGGCAAATCCCTCGCCTACCTCGTTCCCGCCGTCACCTTTGCCCTTGAGCAGAAGCGCAAGGCCATCATCTGCACCCACACCATCAATCTGCAGGAGCAGCTCATCTCCAAGGACATCCCCATCGTCCGGCAATTGGTGGGCAATTTCCACGCAGAGATCCTCAAAGGCCGCGGCAACTACATCTGCCCCACCCGTCTCAAGCGCGCCCTCAATGAGTCCGCAGACCTCTTCTCCACTTCCGAAGCCGGTGAATTGAAGATGCTTCTCGACTGGGTGGCGGAGACCGAAGACGGCACGCTGAGCGATCTCGACTTCACCCCCAGCGCACGCGTGTGGTCCCTCGTCTGCAGCGAGCCCCACGCCTGCACTCCCCGCCGCTGCCCGCCCGGCAGCCGCTGCTGGTACCAGGACGTCCGCCGCCGCATGGAGCAGGCCGATGTTATCGTCCTCAATCACACGCTGTTCTTCACCCTGCTGGCCTCAGCAGATGAAACCACCGCCGAGGACTGCAATTTCCTCTTCCCGCGCGACTTCGTCATCCTCGACGAGGCCCACACCATCGAGAACGTCGCCGCGAAAGCCTTCGGCCTTCACATCAGTGAATCCAACATCAAGTTCGAGCTCGGCCGCCTTCACAATCCCAAGACCCGCAAAGGCTTCTTCCAGCTCCTCGGAGACAAAGACGGCATCCGCGAAGTCCTGCAGACACTCGAAAACGTGGACACCTTTTTCCGCGAAGCTGAGGCCGCCTGCAAATTCAACGCCCTCGGCCGCGAGTTCCGCGTGCGCGAAGCCGGCCTCATTGAGGACACCCTCAGCCTGCCGCTCCAGCGCCTCTCACTGCGCGCCCAGAAAGCCGGCGATGCCGTGGATCGCGAAGGCACCAAGCTCGAACTCCTGGATCTCTCCAAACGCCTCACCAGCATCCGCGTCGGCATCAAGGCCTTCCTCGATCAGGAAAACGAAGACCACGTCCATTGGGTCGAGCGCACCAGCCACGAAAACCGCATCGTCTCCTTCCACACTGCCCCTGTCGATGTGGCCCCTCGCCTGAAGCAGATTTTCTTCAGCAGCCACAAGGCCTGCGTCTTCACCAGCGCCACCCTCGGCATTGGCGACGACTCGGAGTTGAACTACTTCCGCAATCGCGTCGGCGCTGAGGACGCACGCGCTGCCTGCATCGAAAGCCCCTTCAATTTCAAAAAGCAGATGAAGCTCTATCTGCTCAAGAAAATGCCGCAGCCTTCCGATCCGGGTTACCTCGAAAAGCTGGAGCACTGGATCACCCATTTCGTCGATCTCAGCAGCGGCCGAGCCTTCATTCTCTTCACCAGCTACAGCCAGATGACCTCACTGGCAGACAAGCTCGAAGCCCACTGCGACAAGCGCGGCTGGCGTCTGCTCGTCCAAGGCCGCGGCATGCCCCGCCACCAGATGCTCGCCGAGTTCAAAAGCGACACCCACAGCGTGCTCTGCGGCACCGACAGTTTCTGGACCGGCGTGGACGTCCCCGGCGAAGCCCTCAGCAACGTCATCATCACCCGCCTGCCCTTCGCCGTGCCGGACCACCCGCTCACCGCCTCACGCATCGAGCACCTCGAAGAGCAGGGCCTCAACGCCTTCACCGAATACAGCGTCCCCGAGGCCATCCTCAAGCTCCGCCAGGGCGTCGGCCGCCTCATCCGCACCGCCACAGACAAAGGCATCTGCGCCATCCTCGACAACCGCATCCTCACCAAGCCCTACGGCCGCGCCTTCCTCGCCTCCCTGCCGGAGTGTCCGACAGAGATCATGCAGTGA